The region AGCCCCACATTTGAAGAAAGTACAGTCTTCCCAGTGAGTGAAATAAAGTAAGTTCCTGTGGCCTGTTGTAGGTAGCGCTAAAGAAACGGAGGGCTGTCCCGAGCTGAGGTGCTTGCAGGAAAGGCACGAGGGCTGGCAGCGGGGAGGAAGGCAAGGGAACATGGCACTGCCCCCTTCTACACTTGCACCGCGCTGCACAAGATTTGTTTCCAGAGCTGTTTGCTAAACACATTCCACACACGCTAACTCTGCACAAATTGCAATGTAggacaaatgaagaaaatgtgcAAAATGCAGAAGGGCTAGGGAAGAAAACAGGCTTAGGGATGACTCTCTGCTGGGATTTCACAGGGTGCGGTTACAGCCCTCAGTACCTGAGTAAACAGCTGAGTCCGCTCCCTGAACGGCTTCTCCCTCTCTGGCTGGTTCACCGGGTGTTTGCTTGTCTGAAGACTCGCACGTTTTTTCCTCAGGTAGCTCTCCATTTAATTCCATGTTGTCATGAGTGCCCAAATCAGATCTCTCCTCTTTCTCATCATCGTTTTCACCATCTGTAAGCACAGGCTCGATCAGTATCTGCACCCTGCTCGCCGGGGAATTCGCTGCGTGCTTGCACTCTTCTGCCACGATAAACTCGTCTGTAGGCGTCTCTGGCTCAAACGTGCTGCCAGACACTTCTTTGGTAGGCGACTCCATTTTGACGGAAGGCGCTCGCACAGGCAATCTGGATTTCTTGGAGCAGCGCTGTGGcaccttctcttcctctggCATTGGTGGCTTCCCATTGCTTTCACTCAGCGAGTCATTTCTTGTAACCAGGCTGCCTTTGCTCTTGGCATACGTGGATCTAGGAATGACGGAAAGCGAGCCTTTCCTTGCAGGGGCTACATAGCTTGGTTCTTCCTCACTAGAAGACAAGGTTATTGTCCTTTTGTAGGGGGTTCTTGTTTTGGTGAAGACGCCAGGTTTTTCTTCGCTGTTCTGGCCTTGCCCAGACTGCACAGAGAGTGAGCGGCACAGCTTGAACTGCCTACCGTCTGCCTCCACCCAGCTCGGGTCCTCCGGCACGTTTCCCACTGTCACAGAGtctgctcccttctcccagAAGTTCTTCAAGTTCTTGAAGTGTTCACGATCGAAGCCGATATCCTCCTCCTTGTTACTCATTGATGAGATTGTATAGTTCACGCCTTGTTTCGCAGCCTGGCTGCTTTCCCCCTCTGCGGTCAGTGGTTTGGGGCTTGCCAGCAGCTTTCTATTTGCGAGGCTGTTCTCTGCTGGCCCCACGTGATTCACAAACTGCTCGGATCTGGGGAAAGTTCTGCTGGGTTTCCTCTTAACTGGTATCTTGCTGGGACCATAAGTTTCTTCGGGTGGAGTTTTTGCCCCCGCTGTGGCGCCAGTGGCCCCATCAacagcttctcctccagctgccctgCTGGGCTGAGGCACAGCGTCCTCCGAAAGCTTGGTGGGCAATGGAGATACCCCATGACCTACAATGACAACAAATGCTCACAGCCTGTCCCACCACAACACGTCGTATTTCCCCAGAAGGGCTGGGCTCCAGCTTCTCAAAGGGAAGCCAGAGGGAGTTTCCAGAAACCACCAATATGTTCCTAATTCGTCCCCATTTTGAGACTCTAGCAAGCCTCCTTCCATCTGAAGAAAGCCCTGAAAAACCCAGCCCTCCTCTCTGCAAcaggacatggaaaaaaatgccctGAGCTCTAAATTGTCGCTGTGAGTTGGGAATTTGTTtgcagctttgctttcagtttgGCAGCTTTCCCACTGGCTATTTGCTATGTACCAAAAATACACTATACATTCAAGGCAGGAAAGAGAAGGTAACTTGGATCTGTGGGTTAAGGAGTTGTGAGCCAAGCACTGAGATTAGAATGTACTGAGAGCCAGGAGGAGTTTTAGtcattgttgtttttttttcttggtcccTGCTGCCTTGGGCATAATTCATACAAATGTTGGCAGCCCATTCTTATGTGCCAAGGTAAGAAATACTCTTTGTTACTCATttgtacacacacaaaaaacatcTTGACTCTTGGTGTTTAATGTTGAGTAACAAAAACACCAATGGCTCACTGAACAAAAACCTTACCTTTTCTAGACAAATGCAAGCTGTTTGTTGCAGCCACAAATGGACTTGTTCCAGCATCACTCTCTGAGGAAGAGACATCATGTATACTGGATCTCTGAATGGAAAACAAACCCTATCAGTCTATATAAACTGGCAAGACTGGAAAAGCGTATTCTGAGCACAGACACCAGGGCAGGCAGTCTGTGGAGCCCCTGCCAGTAGGTACAGACCGTGCGACGGTCCATGGAATAATGAAACAAAGTGCAGAGGCTGTGCCTATACTACCTTGTGTGATGCAGACAGCGGGACGAGAAGTCTTGGCTTCGGTTTTGGCAAGATCTTACGCTCCTCTGCCGTAACAAGAGCAGGTGTGCTGGATCTGTGGAGAGGAGAAACACCTGAGCAAGGAGACCAGTGGTAGTGATGTGCCTGGTAGGGTGATCAGGCAGTCTTCAACACCATCTCGGTTCTGCTCAGCTACTTTGCCCCTTTTATCTACTGACCCAGCCCAATATAAGGCTGCCCAGAGCTGGTgccttcatttattttctccttggGAAGGACTGGGGAACATGTTAAATGGCCTGAACCTGGAGTAAGGACGAGTCTCCTACTGCAGTCAGTACAGAACTTGCTCAATAAAAACAATGGTGTCAACGTCTAGGTTTATTTAGACTTTCCCCTTCTGGGAGAAAACCGTAGGGAAAAACATAGGAAGCAGCAGTGCCAGAAGAGCCCAAGAGCCACGTGGGAGGGAGATGCATTTCCGTGCTATGGCCCAGGAAGGAACAGGCCACACCTCCCGGTTCAGGCCAAAGGCATAACCAGATTGATGGAGGGTTTAGAAACTACAGGAATGATTATGACGGCAATAGTTAGGGCAAAACTATAGTACAGGATATAAATCTTCATGCTTGGAATGTAAGTAAGTTAATTACTAACTGCCTGgtaaataaacagaagaaacacaTATCACAGGCAGTTGACTGTTTCTACCATCTTTGCGAGTGTCTAGTGGTGGCTGCTCTCTAGATGCAGAACAGCCGTCAAGGTGGTGAGATTTTAGATGACAATGCTCTGTGCTCAGGGTTGAATGAGAAAATCAAAGCAAGCTTCTCAGGATTTgaacccccaaaaaaaccataTTAGGACCGTTGCTGTGCTGGTAAAGCAGGAGCATTTCAGGCTTGTTGACTCCGCATCCTTCATTAAGCAACACCCAGTGATCAGCTGCAAGAGGTTTGGAAGTGTCAAGGCccatatttaatatttaactgGAGCAATTGCCACCTGTGAAGAATGAGTCCTCATTCCACTGACAAAAAAACGCAAATGAGATGGGACCAACAATGAATGAATGTATGAATATTTTAACGGCTTCTCCATAGTCCACGAATATTGAGTGAGGTCACTGATTTGCTCATTGGAGTGCTTTTAGTGGGTGTTTCTGCTCAGTCAGTGCCACGTGAAATCCTACCAAGCCTTGATGGAGAGTGCTGAGCACTGGACATAGAGGTTGGCACCAGCAGGAAATGAGCAGTTTCCTCAAACAGTTCATTTCGTTAGTGTTGCTCCAtggcaaaaatgaaacaaataaagCCATAATTACTTTGAAAAACTAACCAGAATATCCTGGCATTAGAGACAGCTTCCATTTTACTGACCCCTTATCAAATCATGCAGGAAAAGACCTTTCTGGGCTAAGCATATTAGCACTTAGTTATTACGGGAGGATTGATATTCTGACAATTCCtggaaaaaggattttaaaaatatcctatATAACCTATCACTTATACAGTCTTGGAAACTCAGTTAAAGACCAGGATTTAATGGGTAGCGTTCGATTTCCATTAGAAGTaagagcagcagccagagcattGCACGAGCAGCGGCGGTTACCTCTCCTCTCCCGCGCCGGCAGCCTGCTCGGGGAAGGCAGGACTCGGGGCCGCTTTGCCTTCCAGACCCATCCGGATGTGCTCGTTGGCCTCACCTATAACATAACAGAGACAACTGAGAAATGACATTTACTTAAACTTGTAACGGTcggtgtgttttgtttggggaaagaaaaggcttgTTAAATGAGTCCCCCCAGCACAACCCCTGGGGTTTAACAGGAGATGGCTGACggggggctctgcctgctgccccaCAGACGGGGAGGCCCCGGGGCAGCGTCCCCCGCGCTCCCCACGCGGCAAAGGCGCCTCCGCACCCCACGGGTCCGAGCGGCCAAAGCGAGCTGCCTAATGCCCGACTCGCGCCAGGAGCTGTCGCATCACTGGAAACCTTCGCAGGACGCTGCCGCGGCTGTCAATAAAGTTAATCCGTACCAGGATTTAAATTCAGCCATTTCCTGTTTTGACTCAAAGTCATCCGATCTTGGCAAACAAAGGAGGAGGCCAATACAGTTAACGAGGAGATCCCTGTTATTTTTACTGGCACAAGGCTCAGCTATGTCTTCTAAGCTCTCAAAGAccctaaagaaaaaacaatagaAGACAGTAACCTTCggagctgcctgccagggtACAAAGTCGCATTAGACATTTTGCTGGCAAACAGGCCCGCTTGctactgcaaaaccaaaaggatTAAACTCTCAAACAATGATGAAATCCAGTCTGGTCAACAAGATCTGCACATATTTATTCACATGCAGCTAGGTCTATTTTAAAGAGTAAATCTACCTGTCACAAAAACTGCCAAATCTCTTTAGGATGTATTTCATTGCACGATACAATAGAAGCAGAGGCTCAAAGGATTCAGATGTGACATTAAATAATACAGCCTCGCTTGTTTTCTGGCTAGAAAACTGCACTAAGCCCAGGAGCAGATGAGTCCTATGGACGGGCTGTGATATCAATGTCACGCTGGTGACGCCCGTGTGGTGCCATCCAGCATCAGCACTGTCAGCCCGCGGATAACAGGGATATCCGAAGATGGAGCTTCATTCCCCCTTGCCTGTGCATCCCCATGGAGAAAAACGCTGCAGTCCCAACTCTTCCTCCCCGCCCAGCGGTGCAGGGGACCACGGCAGGCGTTGCTCGGGGCTGTCCGTGTTAGGACCACGTGTCTGGCACACGCATGAGATGGCAGCTGGGTGGCCCCGTGGTTTCCACAGCAGTGGGAAGTCGAGGAGTCGCTCCTGCTGGAAGACAGGAGTCCGGTTGTGTAAGAACGAGCCAGTTTATAGAGCACGTTTCCGAGAGAGAGACTGTGTTTTGTCCATGCAAACGTTGACGTGCAAAAAGCATCACTGAACGTCATTTCGGGAGAAGCAAGCTGTGGCATGGCTGGTGGCACGTGAAAGCATGGGAAGGCACGCTGAGGAGCGTTTCTTTATACAGTGAGCCACGTCCTCCTCTTCTGCCCCAGAGCCAAGGGCGGGAGATGCCAGCAGGTAGCTGTGCTGGAAGCAGAGGAACCAAACACACAGCTCCCGCGTTTTCCCTCTGCCTATCATGGTTGAAAAGACCGTGACAACTAACGACTGCATTCATTTCTCACCTCACTTCCACTTCCAAAGGCATTGTGTCGTATTTGCTTTTTACTGACACACCCCCCGCAGACAGAGCTCCCCCTTCCCGGCTGGCAGAGGCAGCGGGAGGCGTTTGCTTCCTCCCATCCAAATCACTGCCCCTCAGAATGGCTCAGCCACTGACACAGCTAGGCTTGGCTTCTATAACCACAAACAAATAGGTTATTAGTGCATTATAATCCATCAAGACAAGCAAAATGCCCTTGCTAACTTTAGGATGAGACAGAATAAGAAGCAAATTCCAACAGAAATTAGTAGTGGCCTGACCAGTTTAACTTGTCcatacatatatttacatacataCGTATACAGCCACTCCTGCTCTAATACTTTAGCTGCTTTACTCATTTCCTATCACTCTAAAACGAAGACACTCAATGCTTGGTGAAAGCATGGCTCACCGTGCCGTCGGGGCTGACTTGCCTTGGCGGGTGGATAAAATGGTCTCTCGCCTAGATGATTTTTAGCTCTCATCCATTGCACACAAGCTCAAGCatctgtgctgctctgcaggctgcagtTTAAATATAGGGTATCTAGCTATTTTATGGATCTACATTATCGCCGATTACTAGTGTTTTCTATTATAATCAATATCAACTGCGAAGACCCTCAGGGATCCACGCAACCTTCCCTTCCGAAGGTTAAAACCCTCCTCCAGAAAAGGTCACTGGGTATTTTCCTGTGCAGGCACGAATTTCCACCCCTCCTCAGCCCATGTACCATGCAAAGGGAATGCCAGCAATTATCTCAGCGGGACTTTTCCATGCAGgaattttctcatttcactCCCTAACAACACAGTCTTCAAAGACTTAAATCAGGATTAACAGCCCTGGAGTCATGAACATGTTACACTGATTTGGCTAAATGAACATGCACCCCTTCATCACCTTGAAAGTCCACAGAAGGTGAATGACTCTGACCTTTCCAGGAGGATTAAAAAAGGTGTCAAGACGGCAAGCAAAGGCCCTTATCTCATCTACTGCAGACTGAATGCGAGCTGCACGGCCAAACCATTTGTAAAGGGTCTCATCCTTGTTCCCCAATGAGCCAAGCGCTGCTCTCACCGCTGCAATACTCTTGGTGACAAGTCAGTGAGAGAAGTGCTTGCCCTCACGTGTGAAGCGAGGTGATCTATACAGTAATGactgcaggagctgagcaggCAACAGGCAACAGCAAGGTGAAAATATTAGCTGCAGAATCTTGATCCTCAACCAGTGCTGTAAAATGGCAGTGGGAAAAGTAAGAGGAAGGAATAAAGTCATGTTATACCTGTGCTTTTCCAAAATAAGtctgagaacagaaaaagagaaagaaagggaagaaaaaaagttgaaaaagaaacagagggcTAAATCTAATTACTATAGTAATTTAGTAACATTTGGTTCTTCCTTCCTAAAACAGCATTAGTCAAGTAATGCACAGGCAAAGACATTACTTGCATATTACTGCTATATTAATAAGGAGATTATTTTAGATGATAACCTGAGACCACATCTCATACATGCACATCGGCAGTAAAAGTTAAATCTAAACCCAACAGTACTccaaattttgctttcctgaaatGGGCTGCAAGCTAAAGGTGCTGATGTCCCTGGCAAGGCAAAAGGCAAACGAATCCAATTCATTGCTGGGTACTTGCTGCGGTGCAGATGACAGAGCATTCGTCTGACCTGGGCCCCAGCAGAGGGGCTGCTGAAGCGTCTGCCTCTTCATGGCAAGAGGGTGCAAGCACAAATGCACATCCTCAAAAAAGCAGAACATGCTCTGCAGAAACGGCCAAGCAACTCTGTCGAGCTGGAAAaggttttgtatgtttttagcATTCTGGAGGGATGATAAAATAGTAAATTTAATGGCATCACTATCCAGTTCTGCATCAGAGGCTCCAAAGAATCTACGCTAAGTTATGCGAGCTGTCAAGGataagtaaaaagcaaaaaagaaaatgaggtgcTCAGTTAGTGAAGTCCCTAGCCAGCATTTAGCATTGAGAATGTGTTTAAGAAATACGGAGCTAAGAGGGGTATACTAAGCCCAGGCAATTAACGGTACAGAGGTACCCCAGCCAACGAGGCCCACCAAACAAGGGAGTGATCCATGTTGCTGCTACCCCACAGCAGGATTGGGCAGCTGGGCCCAGGAAAGAGGGCTGAACTGGTGGAGATGACATCTGAGTTTTGGACAGATGGAAGATAACCCTTTATCTATGAGTAGCCTTTACTGCAAAAGAACAGAGTCCATTTATAGGGTCCTTATACTAGGGACCGTGGTAGACTTTGCTTAGAGTTCTCTATCAGGGCTACGGCttccccagagcagcagcagccagtaACTCCCCAGCCACGTCCGACTATCTGTGATTACCCACCCTGACAAATCATCAAGGAGGTTGTGTGAGACCGGGCTGCAGTCCCACAGTCCTGCTGCGGAGACGGTTGGCCTGTCTTCATGTTGAGGACTGGATGTGAATCATCCCCAGTTCTGCTTTGCACAAATGTTCAGCACGAAGTGCCAGCTCCAGGCTGGTCACATTTCGACTCAAAGCACAGTCCTGGTTGTTTCGCACGGAGCtgatctcttctcttctctgccctGAGCTGACAAATCTGATTTGATCTGTTTTACGTACCACCATGCGAGCTCATCTGCATGTCAAACAACACGCAATACATCTGCTTCGAACTCGCACCCTGGTCCCAGACATACCCTTGCTATGGCACAGCATTCAGACTTGGCCCCAAAGCCCTTTTTACTTTGAAAACCACATTGTGCCTTGGAATTATTCCCATGTAAAAAGCTAGGCATGGACCATCATTCCCCTCTCGCAGTGGGCACATACCTGCCAGGAGATGAGAGGCACCCCATCCCTTTGCAGAGACGTGACGAACCCCACCACCCCGGAGGCCTGCAAAAGCAGTGGCTGGCTGCTTTTGTCAGACTGCTCTAGGAACTGGGGGGGAGTCTGACCCACACATTATCACTTGGATGCCAGAAATTGCCCCAAAATCCCCCCTTTCCCTTGTTGCTTCTACGACAAGAAATGATACCAGTGACCTCTGACAAACGGacattttggaagaaagaagCTGAAGCGGTGAAAAGGCATTTACTGCATGTAGCTGGTAAACAGCTTTTGCCTTAGTCCTCTGCCacactgtaattttttctttgggCCCTGATTTTGATAATCAGGTATTTTCTTCTAGTACTGAAAGCTTAGCTGAGAATCCCCTGATCACAACACAAAGGCTGGTCCCCAACAGGCTCCCAGTACAGGGAGACCCCCATACTTGACCCCTTTTTTCCGGTCCattgatttgttttcttaagaTGCACACTAACATACTTACTTTCtagtttgccttttttccttctaattgaTGCCCGAAGTAGATCCGGTCCCTCTAAGTCTTCCTGAAACCGTTTTGCCTTCACTTCCGAAAACCATTCGCCTGTCacaaatttcttcttcttttcatcCTTGATGGAGCCTTGTATCCGCCTGAAAGTCAATGAGAACATTACACTCCAAAAAGATCTCCAAGGTTTTGACTTGCCTTGAGCTACCTTCGTAACAATTATCTGTATGGTTCACGATTATCCGTATGGTTCACAATTATCCGTAGGGTTCACCTGTCTGATACTACAAAGGATCCAGAGATTATCCTCTGCAATCACAAGGGCCAAAGCagcattaaaacaaaagctgaattATTGTTTATCTGAAATGGGAACAGCACCTTGCAAACACAGGCCTTCACCTCTCCTGAATGTCACAAATCCAAATCAGTCACCTGGCAAGGAGATTTGTCCATTTGCTTTGCAGCCCTGAGGGTTTGGGAAGGGGTGGGGCTGTTTGCAGGTCTTGCACTTGCCATTTTATTTGTCTATTAATCTCTTTATGAGCAGCAAAGCCTTTTGGATCAAATCTGAtgcaaaccatggaaacaaatcATGTTATTTAGGTGAGCAACCTGTCCCTGCAGCATTCTCCCTGGAcactgctcctctccctgctcctcctgccatGCCCGCTTTGGCActcagctctccctccccagcacagcttCTCCTACTGTAACTCGCTCGGGCACACCCAGGGCTGGTTTTTGGCACCTCAACCCGCCAGTGCTCTGTTTGCTAGCCTGTACTTCTAACCCTCCGCCGGTTATTTTTGGGTTTGCACCACAGCTTGCTGAATTAGCTGCCTTTCAGCTGGCACTGCCTCCCACAGCTCAGCACGACTCGGGGTCCCTGCCAGACCTGGGGGGCCAGAGGAAACTCCCACCGCAGTCCAATTCTCAGCAGGAAGAAGGGGCAAACCCCCAGATAACCCTGGAGCCTTGAAGGGTCACGTTTGGCTGCCCGAAGGCCAGAAGGGAGCAGGTACGGGATAACCGGGCTGAAGCCTccgcaggcagtgctggggggcagcaggaCTGGCAGCCAGGGAGCCGCACAGCTCCCACCTACATCAGGGCTGCGTCTGCCCCTGCCGGGGTCTCGAGGTGCGGGGCCAGAGGAGATGTAGGAACGTGTTTTAATCTTGTTGACACCAGATCAGTGTAATGCCATTGACTTCATTTCCCCCAGCAGGCAGGTTGTGTTGGAGCCAAACACGTCCACGCTTGCACCAAAGGTCTTACTGCATACAGCCATGCTGACAGCAAGGGGCACTGGGCACCACCCGGC is a window of Gavia stellata isolate bGavSte3 chromosome 14, bGavSte3.hap2, whole genome shotgun sequence DNA encoding:
- the LOC104262008 gene encoding synaptotagmin-like protein 2: MLDLSFLTEEEYEKLMKVLQRDAELKKKDGDRIRRIQGSIKDEKKKKFVTGEWFSEVKAKRFQEDLEGPDLLRASIRRKKGKLESEANEHIRMGLEGKAAPSPAFPEQAAGAGEERSSTPALVTAEERKILPKPKPRLLVPLSASHKRSSIHDVSSSESDAGTSPFVAATNSLHLSRKGHGVSPLPTKLSEDAVPQPSRAAGGEAVDGATGATAGAKTPPEETYGPSKIPVKRKPSRTFPRSEQFVNHVGPAENSLANRKLLASPKPLTAEGESSQAAKQGVNYTISSMSNKEEDIGFDREHFKNLKNFWEKGADSVTVGNVPEDPSWVEADGRQFKLCRSLSVQSGQGQNSEEKPGVFTKTRTPYKRTITLSSSEEEPSYVAPARKGSLSVIPRSTYAKSKGSLVTRNDSLSESNGKPPMPEEEKVPQRCSKKSRLPVRAPSVKMESPTKEVSGSTFEPETPTDEFIVAEECKHAANSPASRVQILIEPVLTDGENDDEKEERSDLGTHDNMELNGELPEEKTCESSDKQTPGEPAREGEAVQGADSAVYSEEDGDHSPAAQALARANNINLAKSMVNIYTTTETYNKPHLIPHHFLEPERVKELSRSSPVLLSETESDTASEISFQFNKHKKTPSIGSHSSDMASVSSVSGSVLSVYSGDFGSVDAQGTVEFALDYDEKNREFQVHVSQCKDLAVVDEKKGRSDPYVKTYLLPDKARMGKRKTSVKKRTVNPIYNEVLRYKIEKMVLLIQKLNLSVWHNDPLGRNSFLGEIEVDLASWDWSNRNLNWYPLKPRSLSAVNGVDHRGVMNLSIKYVPPGSLGPKNPPSGEVHIWVKDVKDLLQLRPSGVDSFVKCYVLPDTSKKSYQKTRVIKRDTNPVFNHTIVYDGFHTEDLKDACVELTVWDHEKLTNHFLGGIRLGLGTGLSYGISVDWMDSTQEEVAFWQEMMSAANEWIEGLLPLRSLAGRKKLK